In the Apis mellifera strain DH4 linkage group LG13, Amel_HAv3.1, whole genome shotgun sequence genome, CGTGCTCGCACCTTCCTCTCGCGTCAACGACGTGCCCGACGAACGTTGCTGATTTATCGCCGTGCTTTTGATCTTCTCCCGTCTCACGGCCCTCATTTGCAACAATTTCTCCTTCGCTTGGCCACTTCCGCTGCTCGACGTGATCCTGGGCGGGCACGGGGTCAATCGAACCTTCAGCTTCAACAAATCCTCCCTCGGCGTGGTGGTTATCTCGGCGATCACACGTTTGTTTCGCCGTTTCCTGTGCTTACGATGCTCCAGCTTCGCCAATTCTTTCGACTTGGAACTTTCAGCCGCGTGACTGGCTTGTATCGATACAAGATTAGGTGTTCTCATGACAGGAGTCACTTTGCATCGGGGCTTCTTCGCTTTCGGCTCCTTGTCGCGCTCCAAATTGCTCTTCAACGATGATTGACACGGTTCCgtgttattttctaaaattttatggcCGCCCTCGTCCTCTTGACCGCACTCTTGGACAGGCTTGGGGCTGGGAGGTGGTGTCGGTGGCCGTTGAATATTTTCCATTGTCGCGGTATCCTTGGTTGTCTCGTCGTTGAAGGAGTTCTCACTTGAAACGGAGACAATATCCTCCTTACGTAACACGCGATAAAACAGCTTCATAGGCGCTTCCTGTAACGGCAAAAGTTATCGCTTTCCCTATTGTATCTATCCAACGTCATGAGTTTATGTTCTAGGTACGACCGATGTAAcaggaaatgataaaaaggcTATCGCGAAATAAATGATCGGTCGTTGTTATAAgttgaaataaatcgatacAAAAAAGGAAAGCAAATATCGTAGAAATGGAAAGGATAATAACGTAAAGatgacgagagagaaagagagatagagagaagagaaaaaagaaactcacTCTCTTCCAACCAAATATGCAGGCGAGATCGAGCAGAGTCCAAGATTGATCCAACACCATCGTGCCATTCGTGCCATTCCGCCGATTTTCGTTGCTCTTCTCGCACAGCATCTCGATCTTATTGAGATTCGTCCCGTGAGAATTCGCTTCCTCCCATCCCCTCTTCAGCATAAGCAATCGAACCAAGTGTCGAACAGTGACTCCTGCCGGACACTTAAGGTATCGTGTATTTCTAACCTGAATCGTGTCTTCCTGTTTCGTTTGATCGGCGTTCGCCCGGTATCGTGACCCGGCACGGTTTTCCGCCTCGTGGACGGCCGCCTCTCCTTCCGGTTCGTCGAGCTCGCATAAACTCAGGCTGACGAAATCGTCCAAGGTTAAGTTTAGGGCGCCCAAGGGCAAGGCCAAAGGTGGGCATTGTGGATTGACCAGCCGGAAATGACGCCTTCGTTCAAGCTCCGACCGGAAGAGGCCGGGTACCATAAGATATACAAGTCGTTGCAGCTTTACGTCCGGCAAGAGTGGAGGAGACGTTGCGACATTGCACACGGGACACGCTCTGGCACCGCTGCTCAACCGTCTCACTATACAACCTCTGCAAACTGAATATCGGTTCGATATGTACTACTTAATTGTACACAGAAAtactttgcaaaattttttcgaagtactcgcgttaatatttttattattaaatttgttgccATCTGAAAATTCTCGTCCCCGGTGTTATGTTAAAAAACGCACGGAACGAGGCGGGTTAGTCACCCTTCTCGAATTTAGCACCCTGCCAGAAGGGCAGACGAACGGATGGACTATTTCACGCACGCGAAGTAGATACAGCCGTTCGAGGTACGGCACGCGCTTTATTATATTCGCGTCGTTGTAACGCGAGCGTGTATTACATTATGCAGATAACTTTGATTTgtttgaactttttttttttttccattgcaAATCAATGATAATGAATCGACGATGAATTGCGtcgaaaattcgttcgattgaCCTGTACAACGAGACGAGAATCTTTATCGAAAGGAATACTAACAAGAATGCAGACATTCCACGAGAGTCGTTGCATCTATGAGGTAGCCTCTGCACAGAGGACATACGATATGTTCGTTCAAGTCTTTAACCAGCGgcttctccctctcctttgCCTCCATGTCGCTACTCGGTTCTGAAACAGCTGTGCCATCCGATTGTTAATCCACGAGACCAAAGAGcaacgattaaatatatatatatatatatatatttttctaattaactaACGCAACATGTTTTCGTTCGTGCATCCGGTGTGCCCGTAAAGAGAAACtttctaacctaacttttccAAGTAAAAtctcttcttaaaatttatacgcgTCGTTATGATTTATCCAGAATGACAGTCTGAGGACGAGTCAGAGAGATCGGCGATCTTTGgcttatctaaaattaaatcgcGTATCGTACGCATTAATACCGGGAACAGCGATATCGATGTGCATTCTAATAATGGTTGGAGGATTCCGAAATGCAGGTAGTCGCGCGCACGGAGGGGGAATGGGAGGGAACACACGCACGTAATCACATTAGGATACATTGGAAGCAGCGGCGATTTCCATTTACGCGAGACTCGTACATGCCGtcgatatatttagaataatgaaatatctcgTGAAATCTAAGAGGGGAGAAACGAGTTACGCCGTGTGCCTTTAAGGTCTATCTCTTAAAGGGGAtgctttctcttctcctctcttctctctctctctatttctctctctttttttctacttatCTCTTGACCAATATTCGATGATATTTTCGATCATATAAATGTCTCTGTTGACGAGCataatacgaatatttaaaataacaaatctgATTTCGCGCGCCACTGTATAGCAAGTTGCTTTTCGCGTTAAACGACGATGGAAAAAACCGCTTCCTGCggtaattattcgaaacagGGAGGTCCTCACCATCTTGATAGTTTTTGGAAATGTtgcagaaattaatattttgaataataaatcactTGTTCAGGCTCAATTCCTTtggtatttgtaaaaaaagattgttgctattttatagaatttctcTCGTAGATATCATTGATTCTTTGtcaataaatacattaagagatagatataaagaattatgttaatattcatTGCAATTTCGATAGCTCAAGATTgctttgtatttcttttcatttcaaatctaCCACGAGcaagtattatttatactagTTCATCCGTCACAGTTGTCGCCATGTGTTTAACAGAATACGTAGTAGCCTATACGCgctacgaaaaagaaaaagcaaagagttgtttaaaatattgatttttgcaACATATCGAAAAATCGTCAAAATCGGTTCCCTCCTATTCCGTTAATAATTTCTTGcttcccttcttccttcttttggACCAACGTTATCCTGGCGAGGATCTGGAttaaggaaaattttcttgatcGAGGAATAGGGATAGAATCGCGCACTTTACGCGTGCGACGAGCAACGAGAAGATCTCGCGTGAAAGGTACTTGACAGTGAAACCAACCAGTCACGCGACCACGTCGGCCTGGAAAAACTAGGTTTTTAGAGCTCGCGCGCACAGATCTCCCGCGCGATAATAACAGAGGCCAAGTGTCACTGCGCATGGCTAACGAACtcgaagaaaggaggaaaggcTCGACCACCTGCGTTGTCAACGACATGACTCAACTGCTCGCGTTTCAGAAACTTCGTTCTTGCCAGTGATCCGTCCAAAAGCCGCGGATACACAACGAGTACACAAACGAGTCATCGAGAATGGCAGAAGCAATGAGGAATTGGAGGAAAAGAGGAGACGGAACGTGCGAGAGgggaaaacgagagagagagagagagagagagagagagagagagagagagagagagagagagagagaaagagagagagaggacgagTAGAAGGG is a window encoding:
- the LOC100576671 gene encoding polycomb group protein Psc isoform X2 encodes the protein MEAKEREKPLVKDLNEHIVCPLCRGYLIDATTLVECLHSFCRGCIVRRLSSGARACPVCNVATSPPLLPDVKLQRLVYLMVPGLFRSELERRRHFRLVNPQCPPLALPLGALNLTLDDFVSLSLCELDEPEGEAAVHEAENRAGSRYRANADQTKQEDTIQVRNTRYLKCPAGVTVRHLVRLLMLKRGWEEANSHGTNLNKIEMLCEKSNENRRNGTNGTMVLDQSWTLLDLACIFGWKREAPMKLFYRVLRKEDIVSVSSENSFNDETTKDTATMENIQRPPTPPPSPKPVQECGQEDEGGHKILENNTEPCQSSLKSNLERDKEPKAKKPRCKVTPVMRTPNLVSIQASHAAESSKSKELAKLEHRKHRKRRNKRVIAEITTTPREDLLKLKVRLTPCPPRITSSSGSGQAKEKLLQMRAVRREKIKSTAINQQRSSGTSLTREEGASTKENIGEAEETIEEIIDSIPDEVVRIAQNITTQQGEDASASAGERVDQRNGGSPACKPPPPKKEEAEPSEVLKRTSEQMEAERPKKDEEILRRLGLVAVNEAGDNFRDKARQRVQTNGEKIDSLDREKLEKQLRESKANRVRSLLAEKQMRDTLKTMSKTKEEHPAPLPVNTPPKKKGPPPLAPLRVAKPSGFAASSAILEPNNSKYEIPLDLSSGGTVHNNVLDLSANLSAANFSLSPSSSSSSSPSSSSSSSSSSSSSSSSSSSSSSSSSSSSSTCSISSLNPRPPRPPITPASLLRGKAKDHLDQRRGQDSNLMTLSDAAVSLLSGCIADENSVDSLMLSSANLASKVALRIPQPHQRISGFGMKIKPNLSIRHIPNPQAVVASQYRNQRVSYFNSASQQPP
- the LOC100576671 gene encoding polycomb group protein Psc isoform X1, with protein sequence MLPVSEPSSDMEAKEREKPLVKDLNEHIVCPLCRGYLIDATTLVECLHSFCRGCIVRRLSSGARACPVCNVATSPPLLPDVKLQRLVYLMVPGLFRSELERRRHFRLVNPQCPPLALPLGALNLTLDDFVSLSLCELDEPEGEAAVHEAENRAGSRYRANADQTKQEDTIQVRNTRYLKCPAGVTVRHLVRLLMLKRGWEEANSHGTNLNKIEMLCEKSNENRRNGTNGTMVLDQSWTLLDLACIFGWKREAPMKLFYRVLRKEDIVSVSSENSFNDETTKDTATMENIQRPPTPPPSPKPVQECGQEDEGGHKILENNTEPCQSSLKSNLERDKEPKAKKPRCKVTPVMRTPNLVSIQASHAAESSKSKELAKLEHRKHRKRRNKRVIAEITTTPREDLLKLKVRLTPCPPRITSSSGSGQAKEKLLQMRAVRREKIKSTAINQQRSSGTSLTREEGASTKENIGEAEETIEEIIDSIPDEVVRIAQNITTQQGEDASASAGERVDQRNGGSPACKPPPPKKEEAEPSEVLKRTSEQMEAERPKKDEEILRRLGLVAVNEAGDNFRDKARQRVQTNGEKIDSLDREKLEKQLRESKANRVRSLLAEKQMRDTLKTMSKTKEEHPAPLPVNTPPKKKGPPPLAPLRVAKPSGFAASSAILEPNNSKYEIPLDLSSGGTVHNNVLDLSANLSAANFSLSPSSSSSSSPSSSSSSSSSSSSSSSSSSSSSSSSSSSSSTCSISSLNPRPPRPPITPASLLRGKAKDHLDQRRGQDSNLMTLSDAAVSLLSGCIADENSVDSLMLSSANLASKVALRIPQPHQRISGFGMKIKPNLSIRHIPNPQAVVASQYRNQRVSYFNSASQQPP